One region of Limisphaera ngatamarikiensis genomic DNA includes:
- a CDS encoding glycosyltransferase family 9 protein, with amino-acid sequence MEKRILVIKLGAFGDLVLAFDAFHAIRMHHRRDHVTLLTRRAYASWARQMPWFDEVWEDPALRWWQWWGVLAWRRKLRSAGFSRVYDLQGNDRTAAYFRLLHPRPPEWSGPVRGCSHPRPDFQREPLPAYERLLRQLESAGVPRAGRASLDWLTGPVEDFKLPPSFVIFVPGCSPHRPEKRWPAENYAELARRLQSRGLAVVAVGTRADQDALRTLCRLAPWVLNLAGQTDFGQLAELARRALGVVGNDTGPVHLMAAVGAPTLVLYGREAEPQRLRPSGSAVGWLQAKSLADLRVDEVWTWLQRHWFGPMRPPSHLHKLFSDTRPDAPPQHPRPTS; translated from the coding sequence ATGGAAAAGCGGATTCTCGTCATCAAGCTGGGTGCCTTTGGCGATTTGGTGCTGGCGTTCGACGCGTTTCACGCCATCCGCATGCACCATCGCCGGGATCACGTCACTTTGCTGACCCGCAGGGCCTATGCCTCATGGGCCCGTCAGATGCCCTGGTTCGACGAAGTGTGGGAGGACCCGGCCCTGCGCTGGTGGCAATGGTGGGGCGTGCTGGCCTGGCGCAGGAAACTCCGCTCTGCCGGCTTTTCCCGCGTCTATGACCTGCAGGGTAACGACCGCACCGCCGCATATTTCCGGCTGCTCCACCCCCGGCCGCCCGAATGGTCCGGACCTGTCCGCGGTTGTTCACACCCCCGACCCGACTTTCAGCGGGAGCCACTTCCGGCCTACGAACGTCTGTTGCGTCAGTTGGAATCGGCCGGTGTGCCACGTGCCGGGCGGGCGTCCCTGGACTGGCTCACCGGACCCGTGGAGGATTTCAAGCTGCCGCCGAGCTTTGTCATTTTTGTGCCCGGTTGTTCGCCGCATCGGCCCGAAAAACGTTGGCCCGCGGAGAACTACGCCGAACTGGCGCGACGGCTCCAATCACGCGGCCTGGCCGTGGTTGCAGTCGGAACCCGGGCCGACCAGGACGCCCTCCGGACCCTGTGCCGACTCGCCCCTTGGGTCCTCAACCTGGCCGGCCAAACCGACTTCGGACAATTGGCTGAACTGGCTCGCCGGGCCCTGGGCGTGGTGGGCAACGATACCGGCCCGGTCCACCTCATGGCCGCCGTGGGCGCGCCCACGCTGGTCCTCTACGGCAGAGAAGCAGAGCCCCAACGCTTGCGGCCTTCCGGTTCTGCAGTCGGATGGTTGCAGGCCAAATCGCTGGCCGACCTGAGGGTCGACGAGGTTTGGACCTGGCTGCAACGGCACTGGTTCGGCCCCATGCGCCCCCCTTCGCACCTCCACAAGCTTTTCTCCGATACTCGCCCCGACGCGCCTCCGCAGCATCCACGCCCGACGTCTTGA
- a CDS encoding ABC transporter ATP-binding protein — protein sequence MGTHEQRTREGTLMAAGPRWGLADTDSRLRRWWPLVRPSWPYLVAGLLAGVGFAALSGVGLPVMLKTVLPIFFGREQEASPWVVAAGRRLFGEHYQDRLLLLACWGMPVVFLLRGLCAFLNRYWINLAGFVFLENLRRAAFEKLQSLPLAFYQQHRTGDLTSRLVNDAEQLRSLILLVSNDAIKQPLLLVAALGYLVWVSATERSALFTLVAMVTIPLCVVPLRLMTRRLLRRARAVARQSGELAAVVTEALQSPVEIQSYNLQELQCRRFAARLHEILRLSLKTVKYEAMLGPSVEFIATCGLMVALYLGVRSGIDFATFSSLALALYLAYDPVKKLSGLQAALKSRQASLERLEEILTARDTMPNPVTPRPLPPGNAPIRFEQVRFLYPNRSESGAAPALNGITVCIEPGETVALVGPSGAGKSTFALLIPRFFDPTEGRVTYGGTDLRELDKRAWRDRIAFVPQMPMLFNTTIAENIRLGRPDADDAAVREAARRAGAAEFIEALPRGYETVVGEQGTALSGGQRQRIAIARAFLKDAPILILDEATSALDSESEARVQAALRELIRGRTTILIAHRFSSISLARRVLVFEEGRITGDGPPEVLAETHPVYRRLLELQRPG from the coding sequence ATGGGAACGCACGAGCAAAGGACGCGCGAGGGCACCCTCATGGCCGCCGGCCCCCGGTGGGGGTTGGCGGACACGGATTCCCGGCTGCGGCGGTGGTGGCCGCTGGTCCGACCGTCGTGGCCCTACCTGGTGGCGGGTTTGCTGGCCGGGGTGGGTTTTGCCGCGCTGAGCGGGGTGGGCCTGCCGGTGATGTTGAAAACGGTGCTGCCCATCTTTTTCGGGCGCGAACAGGAGGCGTCCCCGTGGGTGGTGGCGGCCGGGCGTCGTCTTTTCGGGGAGCACTACCAGGACCGGCTCCTGTTGCTGGCCTGTTGGGGCATGCCGGTGGTGTTCCTGTTGCGCGGGCTCTGCGCGTTTTTGAACCGGTACTGGATCAACCTGGCGGGCTTTGTGTTTTTGGAGAACCTGCGCCGGGCGGCCTTTGAAAAGCTGCAGTCGCTGCCGCTGGCCTTTTACCAGCAGCACCGGACGGGGGATTTGACCAGCCGGCTGGTGAACGACGCCGAACAGCTGCGCTCGCTCATCCTGCTGGTGAGCAACGACGCCATCAAACAGCCGTTGCTGTTGGTGGCGGCGCTGGGATACCTGGTTTGGGTGTCTGCCACGGAACGAAGCGCCCTGTTCACCCTGGTGGCGATGGTGACCATTCCGCTGTGTGTGGTGCCCTTGCGGCTGATGACGCGGCGGTTGTTGCGCCGGGCACGGGCGGTGGCCCGGCAGAGCGGCGAACTGGCCGCCGTGGTGACCGAGGCGTTGCAATCGCCCGTTGAAATCCAGTCCTACAACCTGCAGGAGTTGCAGTGCCGGCGGTTTGCCGCGCGATTGCACGAGATCCTGCGCCTGTCCCTCAAGACGGTGAAGTACGAGGCGATGTTGGGGCCGTCGGTCGAGTTCATTGCCACGTGCGGATTGATGGTGGCGCTGTATCTGGGGGTGCGCAGCGGGATTGATTTCGCCACGTTCAGTTCGCTGGCCCTGGCGCTTTACCTGGCCTACGACCCGGTGAAGAAACTCAGCGGCCTGCAGGCCGCCCTGAAATCCCGACAGGCCTCGCTGGAACGGCTGGAAGAGATCCTGACAGCCCGGGATACCATGCCGAACCCGGTCACTCCCCGGCCGTTGCCACCCGGCAACGCGCCGATCCGGTTCGAGCAGGTGCGGTTCCTGTATCCGAACCGGAGCGAATCCGGGGCCGCACCTGCCCTGAACGGGATTACCGTTTGCATCGAGCCGGGCGAGACCGTGGCGTTGGTGGGGCCCAGCGGTGCGGGCAAGAGCACTTTTGCCCTGCTCATCCCCCGGTTTTTTGATCCTACGGAGGGCCGGGTCACCTACGGGGGCACTGACCTGCGCGAGTTGGACAAGCGCGCCTGGCGGGACCGGATCGCGTTTGTGCCGCAGATGCCGATGCTCTTCAACACGACCATCGCCGAAAACATCCGGTTGGGTCGGCCGGATGCCGATGACGCGGCGGTGCGGGAGGCGGCGCGCCGGGCCGGAGCGGCAGAGTTCATTGAGGCCCTGCCCCGGGGGTACGAGACCGTGGTGGGCGAACAGGGCACGGCCTTGTCGGGCGGGCAGCGCCAGCGCATTGCCATTGCCCGGGCCTTTTTGAAGGACGCACCCATCCTGATTCTGGACGAGGCCACCAGCGCGCTGGATTCCGAAAGCGAGGCACGGGTTCAGGCCGCCCTGCGGGAGCTGATCCGCGGTCGGACCACCATTCTGATCGCCCACCGGTTCAGCTCCATCAGTCTGGCGCGGCGCGTGCTGGTGTTCGAGGAGGGCCGGATCACCGGGGACGGCCCACCCGAGGTCCTCGCCGAGACGCATCCGGTGTACCGCCGCCTGCTGGAGTTGCAGCGCCCGGGATGA
- the hemE gene encoding uroporphyrinogen decarboxylase, which yields MTGRERFLAACRCRTVDRPPIWLMRQAGRALPEYRALRQRYSFLDLVRTPELAAEVTLQPVRRFGFDAAILFSDILVANEGLGQGYRFRDEGGIAMDFAVKSARDLERLEVARVRERLAYLPAAVRCVREGLGDQTALLGFAGAPWTLANFALEGGSAEVWERAKRLWFEEPALYEALLERLTRAVTEVLRMQIEAGVDAVQVFDSLAGELPAGTYAEAGLPWLQEVVRSVAGRVPVIVFARGYHGDWSRLIGPGVSVVGVDWQVELPEVAARLPAAVGVQGNLDPFLLTLGPAVVRSEAGRLLGVMGGRPGWIFNLGHGVPPAARLDSMEALVQTVREFAGTVSADRLSS from the coding sequence ATGACCGGACGAGAACGTTTTCTGGCAGCCTGCCGGTGCCGGACGGTGGATCGGCCGCCGATCTGGTTGATGCGGCAGGCGGGGCGGGCACTGCCCGAATACCGCGCCCTGCGGCAGCGATATTCGTTTCTGGACCTGGTCCGCACACCCGAACTGGCGGCGGAGGTGACCCTCCAGCCGGTGCGACGGTTCGGGTTCGATGCGGCCATCCTGTTCAGTGACATCCTGGTGGCCAACGAGGGGCTGGGCCAGGGCTACCGCTTTCGGGACGAGGGCGGCATTGCCATGGACTTCGCAGTGAAGAGCGCCCGGGACCTGGAACGGCTGGAGGTGGCACGGGTGCGGGAGCGTCTGGCGTATCTGCCGGCTGCGGTGCGGTGCGTGCGCGAAGGGCTGGGGGATCAGACCGCGTTGCTGGGTTTCGCAGGTGCGCCGTGGACACTGGCCAACTTTGCCCTCGAGGGCGGCAGCGCGGAGGTGTGGGAACGGGCAAAGCGGTTGTGGTTCGAGGAGCCCGCGTTGTATGAGGCGTTGCTGGAGCGGCTGACCCGGGCGGTGACGGAGGTTTTGCGGATGCAGATCGAGGCCGGCGTGGATGCGGTGCAGGTGTTTGACAGTCTGGCGGGCGAGTTGCCGGCGGGCACTTATGCGGAGGCGGGTCTGCCCTGGTTGCAGGAGGTGGTCCGCTCGGTGGCCGGTCGCGTGCCGGTGATTGTGTTTGCGCGGGGGTACCATGGGGATTGGTCGCGCCTGATCGGGCCGGGCGTCTCGGTGGTGGGTGTGGACTGGCAGGTGGAACTGCCGGAGGTGGCGGCGCGGCTGCCGGCGGCGGTGGGTGTGCAGGGCAACCTCGATCCGTTTCTTTTGACCCTCGGCCCGGCGGTGGTGCGGTCCGAGGCAGGCCGGCTGCTGGGCGTCATGGGCGGCCGACCGGGCTGGATTTTCAATCTGGGTCATGGTGTGCCGCCGGCGGCCCGACTGGATTCGATGGAGGCGCTGGTTCAAACCGTGCGGGAGTTTGCAGGGACGGTTTCCGCCGATAGATTGAGTTCATGA
- a CDS encoding glycosyltransferase family 10 domain-containing protein, with protein sequence MDTPNATGPDRIRVKFLAKASREHNREAWLGRFPGGKPFWGRCEFIFDPDARAYDWLVVYDDLPSEPGRDIEPLACPRAHTLLITAEPSSIKVYGPHYVRQFGWVLTSQEPWALKHPRAIRCQPGLVWYYGATGHGDAVISPRGRYDAIVQNLPLNKTRLISTVCSTKRQRHTLHHQRVRFVEQLKAALPELDVYGHGWNYLPDKADALDPYRFHLAIENHRAPHHLTEKLADAFLGVCLPFYYGCPNYTDYFPAESVVPINIFDFEGSLEIIRRAIRDREDEKRRAALLESRRLYLERYWLFAQVARIIEERHPVSFAPPEPEGFIASRRRVRRASLAAAVSEFSRKGWTRVVSLLRPRY encoded by the coding sequence ATGGACACGCCCAACGCAACCGGTCCGGACCGGATCCGCGTCAAGTTCCTGGCCAAGGCGAGTCGCGAACACAATCGCGAGGCGTGGTTGGGACGGTTTCCCGGGGGAAAACCCTTCTGGGGCCGGTGCGAGTTCATTTTTGATCCGGACGCGCGCGCATACGACTGGTTGGTGGTGTACGACGACCTGCCCTCGGAGCCGGGTCGGGACATCGAACCTCTGGCCTGTCCGCGGGCCCACACGTTGCTGATCACGGCCGAGCCGAGTTCCATCAAGGTCTACGGCCCCCACTATGTGCGGCAGTTTGGCTGGGTGCTGACGAGTCAGGAGCCCTGGGCTCTGAAGCATCCGCGCGCCATTCGCTGTCAGCCGGGCCTGGTCTGGTATTACGGGGCCACGGGTCACGGCGACGCGGTGATCAGTCCGCGCGGGCGATACGATGCCATTGTGCAGAACCTGCCCCTGAACAAGACCCGGCTGATCTCCACGGTCTGCTCCACCAAGCGGCAGCGGCACACGCTGCACCATCAGCGGGTGCGCTTTGTGGAGCAGCTCAAGGCGGCCCTGCCCGAGCTGGACGTTTACGGTCACGGCTGGAATTACCTGCCCGACAAGGCCGATGCCCTGGACCCTTACCGGTTCCATCTGGCCATCGAGAATCACAGGGCACCCCATCACCTGACGGAAAAACTGGCCGACGCATTTCTGGGCGTGTGCCTGCCGTTCTATTACGGATGCCCCAACTACACCGATTACTTCCCCGCCGAAAGCGTCGTCCCGATCAACATCTTCGACTTCGAGGGGTCGCTGGAGATCATTCGGCGGGCCATCCGGGATCGGGAGGACGAAAAACGACGCGCCGCGCTCCTGGAGAGCCGGCGGTTGTACCTGGAACGTTACTGGTTGTTTGCCCAGGTGGCGCGCATCATCGAGGAACGACACCCGGTCTCGTTCGCACCGCCCGAACCTGAAGGGTTCATTGCCAGCCGACGTCGCGTGCGCCGGGCCTCGCTGGCCGCGGCGGTGTCGGAGTTTTCCCGCAAGGGGTGGACCCGGGTGGTTTCGCTGCTGCGGCCCCGGTACTGA
- a CDS encoding NAD-dependent epimerase/dehydratase family protein, with product MRVLLLGGTGNLSAACAVELQRRGHEVLLLTRGRSPLPPGFEAVRADRHDPESMRRALEGRAVDVVVNFIGYDVPDVEVDHGLFAGRVRQYVFISSATVYAKPPPQLPIREDCPRGNPFWEYAQKKLACEQWLLARWQTERFPVTIVRPSHTYSERWIPNPVSSAGYAFAARLERGAAVWVPDRGDTPWTLTWAGDFAAGLAGLIGRDDVLGEDFHITSDEALPWTQIYREIGAAVGVEPVIVPVPTDFICTVCPEMTGPLKGDKAHPAVFDNSKLRRFVPEFRCSVPFREGIRRAVAWLRAHPEAQRLDTSPVDRVMDTVLQAWQARAGRST from the coding sequence ATGCGAGTTCTGCTGCTGGGAGGCACGGGCAACCTTTCCGCGGCCTGCGCGGTTGAACTGCAACGGCGCGGGCATGAGGTGTTGCTGCTGACGCGCGGTCGCTCGCCCCTGCCGCCGGGTTTTGAGGCGGTCCGGGCGGATCGGCACGACCCGGAGTCGATGCGCAGGGCGTTGGAGGGCCGGGCGGTGGACGTCGTGGTCAACTTCATCGGGTACGACGTGCCCGATGTGGAGGTGGACCACGGCCTGTTTGCCGGCCGGGTGCGGCAATACGTCTTCATCAGCTCGGCCACGGTGTACGCGAAACCGCCGCCGCAACTGCCCATTCGCGAGGATTGTCCGCGGGGCAACCCGTTCTGGGAGTATGCGCAGAAGAAGCTGGCGTGCGAGCAGTGGCTGCTGGCGCGATGGCAAACCGAACGTTTTCCGGTGACCATTGTCCGGCCCTCGCACACGTATTCGGAGCGTTGGATACCCAACCCCGTCTCCAGCGCCGGCTACGCCTTTGCGGCGCGGCTGGAACGGGGCGCTGCGGTGTGGGTGCCGGACCGGGGCGATACGCCGTGGACGCTCACCTGGGCCGGCGATTTCGCCGCCGGACTGGCGGGGTTGATCGGCCGTGACGACGTGTTGGGCGAGGACTTTCACATCACCAGCGACGAGGCGCTCCCGTGGACGCAGATCTACCGCGAAATCGGCGCGGCCGTGGGCGTGGAGCCGGTCATCGTCCCGGTGCCCACCGATTTCATTTGCACGGTGTGTCCCGAAATGACGGGTCCCCTGAAGGGCGACAAGGCGCATCCGGCCGTGTTTGACAACTCGAAACTGCGCCGATTCGTCCCCGAGTTTCGCTGTTCGGTGCCGTTCCGGGAGGGGATCCGCCGGGCGGTGGCCTGGTTGCGCGCGCATCCGGAAGCGCAGCGGCTCGACACCTCGCCCGTGGACCGGGTCATGGACACGGTGTTGCAAGCCTGGCAGGCGCGGGCGGGCCGGTCCACGTGA
- the hemN gene encoding oxygen-independent coproporphyrinogen III oxidase codes for MTMLSVDLDLVRKYNVPGPRYTSFPPANHFREGIPWSEVEARIRENNRTERDLSLYFHIPFCETLCWFCGCTTVITLNHDKGRRYVETLGREVAHMASLLNPRRPVVQLHWGGGSPTFLRPEEIRRLGEIIHRHFRLAPDVEAGVEIDPRRLTRDHLVALREVGFNRASMGVQDFDPQVQQAVHRIQPRELTERVLQWCRELGFQSVNLDLIYGLPHQTVESFNRTLDIVLELKPDRLAVFSYAHVPWIKPAQRILEKQRFLPAPETKLQLLKLVIERLTRDGGYVYIGMDHFALPDDELAVAQRQRRLQRNFQGYSTRAGADIYAFGMSSISQTPDMYWQNLKDLPAYEQAVESGRAPLYRAYFLTEEDRLRRETIMRVMCDLGLDFAEMSARLGVDFERHFAAELAALAPLEADGLIRRRPGGLEVTDIGRLFIRNIAMCFDNTLPPPEQRRHSRTV; via the coding sequence ATGACGATGTTGTCCGTGGACCTGGACCTGGTGCGCAAATACAACGTGCCGGGCCCGCGCTACACCTCCTTCCCGCCGGCGAACCATTTTCGGGAGGGGATCCCGTGGTCGGAGGTGGAGGCGCGCATTCGCGAGAACAACCGGACCGAGCGGGACCTCTCGCTGTATTTCCACATCCCGTTTTGCGAGACGCTGTGCTGGTTTTGCGGGTGCACCACGGTGATCACCCTGAACCACGACAAGGGTCGCCGTTACGTGGAGACGCTGGGCAGGGAGGTGGCGCACATGGCGTCCCTGCTGAATCCGCGGCGTCCGGTGGTGCAGCTCCACTGGGGCGGGGGCTCGCCCACGTTTTTGCGGCCGGAGGAGATCCGGCGTCTGGGGGAAATCATCCATCGGCATTTCAGGCTCGCGCCGGACGTGGAGGCGGGCGTGGAGATTGATCCGCGGCGGTTGACACGGGATCACCTGGTGGCGTTGCGGGAGGTGGGATTCAACCGGGCCTCCATGGGCGTGCAGGATTTTGATCCGCAGGTCCAGCAGGCGGTGCACCGGATCCAGCCCCGGGAACTGACCGAGCGGGTGCTGCAATGGTGCCGCGAACTGGGGTTTCAGTCGGTGAACCTCGACCTGATTTACGGCCTGCCGCATCAGACGGTCGAGTCGTTCAATCGGACCCTGGACATTGTGCTGGAGCTGAAGCCGGACCGGTTGGCGGTGTTCAGTTACGCTCATGTGCCGTGGATCAAGCCGGCGCAGCGCATCCTGGAGAAGCAACGATTTCTGCCCGCGCCCGAAACGAAGCTTCAGTTGCTGAAACTGGTGATCGAGCGGCTGACCCGGGACGGCGGGTACGTGTACATCGGCATGGACCATTTTGCGTTGCCGGACGATGAACTGGCGGTGGCCCAGCGTCAGCGGCGGTTGCAGCGCAATTTCCAGGGCTACAGCACCCGGGCCGGGGCCGACATCTATGCCTTCGGCATGTCCAGCATCTCGCAGACGCCGGACATGTACTGGCAGAACCTCAAGGATCTGCCGGCTTATGAACAGGCGGTGGAGTCGGGGCGTGCACCGTTGTATCGGGCCTATTTTCTCACCGAGGAGGACCGGCTCCGGCGCGAGACCATCATGCGGGTGATGTGTGATCTGGGGCTGGACTTTGCCGAGATGTCGGCGCGGTTGGGCGTGGATTTCGAGCGCCACTTTGCAGCCGAGCTGGCGGCGCTGGCGCCGTTGGAGGCGGACGGGCTGATTCGCCGCCGACCGGGCGGGCTGGAGGTGACCGACATCGGGCGGCTGTTCATCCGGAACATTGCGATGTGCTTCGACAACACCCTGCCGCCGCCGGAGCAACGGCGGCATTCCCGCACGGTGTAG